The DNA sequence CGCAGCAATATTAATAATCACTTCAGAGAAATGCTTGGTCTTCGTCAGCAAGATACCTAAAGGTACCCCGATTAAACAAGCAATCAGCAAAGCGATAAATGAAATCTGAATATGTTCTAAAATAGTACTCAGCAATTCGCCTTTACGTTCAGAGAGGGTTTGGAAGAATGTACTCATGATACGTCACCTCTCTTATTTTGTGCTAAGAACTTAAAGACATCTTCTCGTGTTAATAGATGCAGCTGTCCTTGCTGCTCAACCGCAACACCATCCGCATGTGCTAAATCCTCATACACTTTATTGAGCGGTGCATCTGCAGATACGATAGGCAATTCCTGTGCAGTATCAATCGCTTTCAGTTTTGTTGCGCGTAAAATCGTTTCAAGTGTCAGTCTTGGTGCGTTGGCTTGATCATATTGGCTGATGAAGTGTCGGACAAACTCATTTTTCGGATGATCTAAGAAACCATCCGGTGTATCGATTTGTTCTACACGCCCCTCATTTAACAAGCAGATACGATCTGCTAATTTCATAGCTTCGTTAATATCATGTGTCACAAACACAATTGTTTTCTTGATTTTTGATTGCAATTCAATCAAATCTTCTTGCAGTTTTGTGCGGCTGATCGGGTCTAATGCACTAAAAGGTTCATCCATTAATATCATTGGAGGATCTGCAGCCAGTGCACGTACAACACCGACACGTTGACGTTGGCCGCCTGATAACTCATCAGGTTTGCGATCGCGATATGTATCAGGATCTAAATTAACCATTTCTAATAATTCATCAATGCGCTGGTCGATTCTAGTTTTGTCCCAGCCTTTCATTTGAGGCACTTGTGCAATATTTTCTTTCACCGTCATATGCGGAAACAGTGCAATTTGCTGGAGCACATAGCCGATATCCCATCGCATTTCATAAACTGGAAAGTCGCTGATCGGCTTATCCTTAAAATAAATGTATCCTTTCGTGAGCGGAATCAACCGGTTAATCATTTTCAAAGTTGTTGTCTTACCGCTTCCTGATGGTCCGATTAACACGAAGAATTCGCCTTCTTCAACATTAAAGCTGACATTATCGACTACTGTCTTATTGCCGTATTGCTTTGAAACGTTCTTAAATTCTATCATGCTTTATTCACCTGCATTCTATTCATTTTAAAAAAT is a window from the Staphylococcus sp. IVB6181 genome containing:
- a CDS encoding ABC transporter ATP-binding protein, with protein sequence MIEFKNVSKQYGNKTVVDNVSFNVEEGEFFVLIGPSGSGKTTTLKMINRLIPLTKGYIYFKDKPISDFPVYEMRWDIGYVLQQIALFPHMTVKENIAQVPQMKGWDKTRIDQRIDELLEMVNLDPDTYRDRKPDELSGGQRQRVGVVRALAADPPMILMDEPFSALDPISRTKLQEDLIELQSKIKKTIVFVTHDINEAMKLADRICLLNEGRVEQIDTPDGFLDHPKNEFVRHFISQYDQANAPRLTLETILRATKLKAIDTAQELPIVSADAPLNKVYEDLAHADGVAVEQQGQLHLLTREDVFKFLAQNKRGDVS